The window ggataaccaacgaaatacccacaattACCACTGTTCATGGCCGGAATATTTAGttacatttcgctacacttgtagcgaaatgtaacaattttttttttttagcatttcgtaGGTACATcaacgaaatagtttttttttatttttattttatttgaaatatgattttttttttatttcattcatatcaaaacgaaattggaaaatatatatatatatatatatttttttttttttttttttttttttgcatttcgttggtatatcaacgaaatagtatattttttctttttttcttttttgtatttcgtttattaaaaaatgaaatatgaaaaaaaaattatttcgttcatatcaaaacgaaattggaaaatatatatatatatatatataaaacctaATTTGTTTTttggtatttcgtttattaaaaaacgaaatgtgatttttttttttatttcgttcatatcaaaatgaaattggaatatatatatatatatatatatatatatatatatatatatatatatatatatatatattctataacgcagtaaaatactgcgttatagaaacagtaccaaaaaaaaaaaattggccaactttattttttgtaacacttagtgtttttttccatactttgaccaatcattagtcgtgtgtcaagattccgaaacgtcaatattttatatagaacttgatatttttttctgcgtacactaatgtaggcccaatacatcaaggatacgtagacgttcggatcgtcattttaggtgttgaaaaggtgcacgaagtaagttttgtttgaaaaaacttagtgtttgactgtaaggttattttagtcaactttatatgtcgagaaaattagtcagctttattttcaaaaattgaaaccgtagaagtgaaattgacattcacagctacattaccccgaaatttttacgttgaaatcaattgcgtatcatcatcttataagtaaataaaactgaaaatttcacgccaatttgggaaaaaattgaaattgaatgggataaaagctgtttttttttttaaatcggctcggccaaaccgctccgcatagatctcgaaaaaatacacaggttaaaaaaaacgcgtaaaacggacgtccgagcgcaaagttatgaccatctaaagtttaacgactttacaactagtttttctccctatattttttagaattatatttatattcaaaataaagttatgtcttgactttacaactagtttttttttttcgtttattaaaaaacgaaataagaatttttttttttatttcgttcatctaaaaacgaaattggaatatatatatattatgcatttCGTTTGTAgatcaacgaaataggataaaatatttttttttttgtatttcgttgatattccaacgaaataggaaattatcatttttttttgcatttcgtgtattaaaaaacgaaataggataaattttttattttatttttgtatttcgtttatataaaaaaataggaaaataattttattttcatttcgtttgtataaaaatgaaatagaaaTACATATATAGAAATAAATCATTTTCGTtaatattcacgaaatacaaaaaaaaaataggttttacctatttcgttgattaattcacgaaatgcaaaaaaaaaaaaaaaaaacctatttcgtgaattaaatcacgaaatgcaaaaaaaaaaaaaaaaaacctatttcgtgaattaaatcacgaaatgcaaaaaaactaaaaaaaaaacctatttcgtgatttaattcacgaaatacaaaaaaaaacagtttcgttcatattaattcacgaaatacaaaaaaaaaaaaaaaaactatttcgtgaattaatgaacgaaatgcaaaaaaaaaaaaaaacagtttcgttcatattaattcacgaaatacaaaaaaaaaaaaaaaaaaaacctatttcgtgaattaatgaacgaaatgcaaaaaaaaaaaaaaaaaaaaacagttccgttcatattaattcacgaaatacaaaaaaataaaaaaaaacctatttcgtgaattaatgaacgaaatgcccgctacaagtgtagcgaaatgcaacaatatTCCGCTATGAACAGTGCTaattgtgggtatttcgttggataaccaacgaaatacccattgtggtataaaaaaacggaaaaggctcaaatatgccatcgaactatcagaaatggctcatttatgccactcgttgaaagtttggctcaaatatgccactgccgttacctttttggctcatccatgccattattcactaacggtggttttaaaataccagatatgccacgtggcaaaaatttattggtcCACGTCACTTAAATGAAAACCAGCCAAAATAAATTCTAATTAAaccaacggaaaaggctcaaatatgccatcgaactatcagaaatggctcatttatgccactcgttgaaagtttagctcaaatatgccactgccgttacctttttgACACTCCGCTTATTTATGCCACTGCTCAAATAGCTCAATTGTTTGCACCTTCATCATTGTTGGCCGTGTCCAAATTAAAGCACTATAAAATAATCGTTCAAACAAATAATTGTTGACAAACTTCTACATTTTCCAGTTACGACGAATTTTTAGAGCCACTTTGTGCCTTGTTATTTTCAAATTACGTTATACTTGTTGCttactttttcaaaaaaaaaaaaaatcatatgatTGAATCATTTTTGAATGTCATATAACCGAAGAAGGACATTTTTGATCGGTGGAAGAtagggcaaatttgatccaatAAATAAAAGGAGGACATTTTGAGTCATTTCTAATGTGTTAAGAACATTTTTTAAACCTTTTTCCATAGGTAAAAAGTTATTATAGAGtgaaaaatataacataaaatttgAATTCGATAATAAATTGATATTTATAGTGAGTTGTTATATAAAGATGATATTATAGAGAGGCCTGACTATATATATGAAGTACTAAATTTAGGAGTTTAAAATCAAGTAAAATTTTAATTACCTTATATATATCGTTCATAGATATATTTGAGCAATATAACATAATTGTAATCTCGTCAATGTTGATTTGTCAAAAAGCAAATTTGAAGTAATAAGGCTGATGAAATGATTGAAGATAAAATGCATTCTAAGTGGCACTCAAGCGTGTCagtctagtggtcaatgaagcaTGAGATCTCAGGTTCAAATTTTAGCAAAGGCaaaaatactaggtgatttctttccatctgGCCGGACACCAtggttgtaaaaaaaaaagtattctaACTGAattttgtattattattattattattattattattattattattattattattatttgagtgtcaaaaaggtaacggcagtggcatatttgagccaaactttcaacgagtggcataaatgagtcatttctgatagttcgatggcatatttgagccttttccgttggtttaattaggatttattttggctggttttcatttaagtgacgtggaccaataaatttttgtcacgtggcatatctggtattttaaaaccaccgttagtgaataatggcatggatgagccaaaaaggtaacggcagtggcatatttgagtcaaactttcaacgagtggcataaatgagccatttctgatagttcgatggcatatttgaggcCTATTTTGGGCTAATGActgcaaaaataagtcattttggctccggactccatTTGTTTGTCTAAGTTCAACAGTCTATAATGCTTCTCTTTTGATCTTGTTTTTCGCGGTGGCACTTACCAATTGGTTCTCGAGTTGTTTTGGAGacatttggtgttgaaaaaataagtactgttgaaaaaataagtactacTAATCTGTAGTTGATTTTGAAAATGAATATTTGAAAGTTGAGATTATGTTTAGATATGAATTTCATTACAGTATAAAATAATTTTGCGAGTGAAATCATTAATTCAGTTGAAATACTTCTCAAATCAGTTCTTCAATTTCAAACTTAATATTTCCAATAGAAGTTGAGATAATAGACAAAgttataataataacattaattTGTAACTAAATAATATTTCATTATTCAAAATAACGTTATATAAAAATATAAGAGTAATTGAAGAAAAATGAAACAGAAAATTCTCAAACTTTATCACTAACTTTCAACTTTCAAGTAATAAACTTTTACCAATTTATTGAAGGGGTAACCAATATGAACAAGCGAATTGAaaattatttttactataatcAATCATCATCACTCCTGTGCTTCTTTTTCAACTTTGGATATGAACATGGACAAagattgttgttttttttttctcctttaatATATCGTACACAACGtaaatttaaattaatcaaaaCTGAAATGCAATTAAATCTATAATAGTCATGATCTATAATACTCCATTTTATTATAATGATTAAGTTTTTTTAACTTATTTTCATGCTGTATTCTCTATAACATGATTTTGTTATAGTAGTAACAATAATTAAGTAATTAAGGTGTCGTTTGGTAGGATGTATAAAAATAGTAGTACTAAATAGGGTGTATTAGTGATGTTGGGATTAGTAATATTGATATTTGCAGACATTATTTCTCATCGACTGTTTGGTTTATTGTATTAAATAATATGCATTGCATGATTTTTAAATAGTACTAGCATTAAATAGGGTGTATTAGAATAAAAATAATATCGTATTTGTTATTTGATTGTATGCGATATtgcgggaaaaaaaaaagttgggcccGGCCCGTGCTCATTACCAATGGTTCATGGTTTTGTTTGGCCTACCTATACTATCCTGGATATGTCAATTCATTGTCTGATAAAATAACTTGCGACTATGCTTCTTattgtaaagaaatggatcatgggtctaactcaacctcaaaagctagcttatgagaggaggattgcccaagtccatataaggagaccactcatctcattaaccaccgatgagggactttttttcattcttcaacaccccACCTCACGCCTAGGGCTGGACATCTGGAGCGTGGACAATTTAATTTGGGGGTCTAACATCGGGTGAGATGggtcctgctctgataccatgtaaagaaataGATCATGAgcctaactcaacctcaaaagctagcttatgaggggaggattgcccaagtccatataaggagactacccatctcattaaccaccgatgagggactttttttcattcttcaacacttATAAATGACATGTGTGATAAGGATGGATAAGACTCAACTAGCAAATTTCAGAATCAAAACTacaagaagaagatgaagtacaGTCAGTAAAGTAAGAGGAGGAGCAGCAAGCAGAAGAGGAAGGCAAATATCATTCAAATGCAAAGAAGGAAACATGATTTTTTGGAGACAGAGTGTTAGTCATTTTTTGCTGGACTATTGGAGCACCTTCATTAGGAATGTGTTGCAAGTCCTAGGTTGTTTTTGTATTATAGTTATGATGTCCCATGAGGTGTTGTTGTAAGGAGGACATAACTAATTGGAGGGTAATCTAATTGGTAGTGTTCTCCTAGCTTATAGGGGCAAGTAGAAAGAGAGGTTAGTCCTCACATAGGTAAAAGAGGGAGTCATGGCGTAGCCCTCCTCTCATGTATATCTGTGAATTTGTTATTAATAATGTAGGGATCAATGTCGAATCCCCCAATGGCCATAGACAAATGTAGTCCGTGTAATtggcttaatatatatatatatatatatatatatatatatatatatatatatataaaacatgtgtGATAATTTGCCATCATTAGTGACGAAAAACAACGACGCACCGCCTCTTTTTGCTAGTGACTCATATAGCACTTGGCACCACCTTTAAGGCGTTATAAGGTTGCTTCATAGGATTGTTGTCTTTGTTGACTGAGACATCATGAATTACACATACGTGACAATGTCAGTGAGGAATatttaattataattataattaatgtgtttgtatatgtgaCAATTTGAGAACCAATAGCTACCACGTCAACGCGGTAACTTTTGTATCATTCACTCAGCTCTACTTTCAAGAACTGACCTTTTAATTATCGTTTAATGATTAATAATCCATCCATTGAGTTAGTTTGTTAGATTCAACTACAAACAGAAGCAAACATAAGGACAACCCACTATTATTACAACTAAAACCAAAGTTAAGTTTGTCACCCAACCAAGTCAAGTGAAAATTGATTTTGCGACCGTCAAGAATGTGATGCAGCGGATGAGGCTGCTTCtttcttaactaaaagtctcagATTCGAGCTCCGAATGTGAAAAAAATCCTTGGTAGCTAGGAAGCGTTTCCCCCCAATGGGCCCTACGCGGCGCAAATTTAAACATAGTCGGGCTCCAATGAGGATATCAAACACCGAGTGAGAAAAAAATGATTGTGTCAGCATATAGCTTACGTGTACCTCAACTAGTCTTATGAAATAACCTATTATTTTCCATGAGTACAAATATTAATAACTCTAATTTTGTTTGTCAAGACTTAAATATATTAGAAAAAATCATTTAGTATTTTCACTTTTAATAAAATTTAAACATGAGGTCTTATGATTTTCAATCCACTTAATTAATTGTTAAGCCACTTAAAAGCAGACAAATTTATTCCTCTGTAATCCCATTTTACTACTATTTGACTAGCAGATAATTTTATTCCCCGTAATACCTTTTTGCCACTATTTGACAATGACCCAGAAGGCCAGAATGGATAATTCTATTTTACAAAACACTGGCCAGTAAAGTTGGTAAGATTCATCATAACAATCACTTCTATTAACAATTTAAGTCTTTAGATAAGATTAGACCTATCAGGGCACCTGATTCTATCCAAAAGGCCCACCATCCACTCAAGTCAAGGAACACGCTCAACTTGAATAGTCTCTCTAGGTGAAAAGACTAACgcgtcttattttttttttttaatctaatttaaaaagaatattatttttatattgaGTAATTTTCTAATTTACGTTATGTTTAAAATCacaaatttttaaaattattttttaaatctcATGTACATTAGTTTAGGGCCACAAAGCACAAAATTTTCTTACGTTTTTTAACTTCACGCTCAGTCAAACTAAAAcacgaaaataattaaaatatatgAAAACAAATGGAAAATGATAATTGGAAGGGAAAAAGGAAATTAAAACGGTGATCATGCAAAGACTTAAGTGACTCCACCTAAAAGTAGAGAAGAAGTTAGGCTTGGGAAAATAAGGAAAGATTATCGTATAATTACATAAAATATCCAATCCAAACATCCTACCATATACTTAGCCTAAACGAATCTATACTTATTATAGTCCAGATACAAGATCTCATTATTATTGCTTCATATATTCACAACAACCATCTTAACTCTATGCCGtgaccccaaaaaaaaaagaaaaagagaattcATTAGCAGCCATTGTTGTATGAAAGAAAGCCATGGAAAATTTTGGTCTGCACATGCTTGTTGGTCGATGGTTTATGGTTTTTGCTTCACTTTTGATCTTGTCTGTCGCAGGTGGCACTTACATATTTGGTCTCTACTCTGAAGAAGTCAAGAAATCATTAGGTTATGACCAAACAACCTTAAACTTACTTAGTTTTTTCAAAGATTTAGGTGCAAACGTTGGAATTATTTCTGGTTTAATCAATGAAGTCACCCCACCATGGGTTGTTCTTCTTCTTGGTGCATTTATGAACTTTTCTGGGTATTTTTCTATATGGCTTGCTGTTACAGGGAGATTACCTAAACCCAAAGTTTGGCAAATGTGTTTTTGTATTTTCATTGGGGCAAATTCACAGACTTTTGCAAATACTGGGGTTATAGTGACTTGTGTTAAGAATTTCCCAGAAAGCAGGGGAATTGTTCTTGGACTTTTAAAGGGTTTTGTTGGTTTAAGTGGTGCTATACTTACACAATTATATCATGCCTTTTATGGAAATAATGCGAAATCCTTAATCTTGCTTATTGGTTGGTTACCTGCTGTTGTTTCTTGTGTTTTTCTTAGAGTTATTAGGACTATGAAGGTTACTAAGCAAGAAAATGAACTCAAGATTTTTTACCAACTACTCTTTATGTCACTTGGTCTAGCTGGTTTTCTCATGGCTATAATTATAGTGCAAAATAGAGTTGAGTTTAATAGCGTTGGTTATTGGTCAACTGCTGCTACCATTCTTGTTTTGCTATTTGCTCCTATAATTCTTGTCATCAGAGAAGAATTAAAACTATTTGACACGAAGAAACAAAGTTTAAGTCATCCTATAGAAGTCAGAGTTAGTGAAATTGAAAGACCACTTCAATCTTCAGCAACTGTTGTTCCAACTAATGATCAGAAAGATCATGTTTCCTTCTTTCAAAATGTGTTTAAACCACCAGAGAGAGGGGAGGATTATACAATATTGCAAGCAGTTCTCAGCATAGATATGTTGATTTTGTTTATTGCTACGATTTTCGGAGCAGGGGGACTTTTAACAGCTATGGATAATTTAGGTCAAATTGGTAAAGCCTTAGGTTATCCAACATCAAGTATTACTACATTTGTGTCACTTGTGAGTATATGGGGTTATCTCGGGCGAGTAGGTTCTGGATTCGCCTCTGAGATTTTCTTGGAAAAATACAAGTTCCCGCGCCCGTTGATGCTCACATTGGTGCTTCTTTTCTCTTGTGTGGGCCATGTTTTGATCGCGTTTGGTGTGCCTGATACTTTATATATTGCATCTGTGCTAATGGGGTTCTGTTTTGGTGCTCTATGGCCGTTGATATTCGCGATCATATCTGAGATATTTGGGCTTAAGCATTATTCGACGTTGCTCAACTTTGGTGGTGCTGCAAGCCCTATCGGGGCCTACATATTCAATGTTAAGGTGGCTGGTAATTTGTATGATAGAGAAGCAATGAAGCAAATGGAAGCTCATGGGATTATTAGGAAGCATGGTCAAGACTTGACTTGTACTGGAGTTGAGTGTTACAAAATGGCTTTCTTGATTATTGCAGCATCTACTTTTGTGGGGTTTGTTGTTTCTTTGGTTTTGGTGCTTAGAACATTCAAGTTTTATAAAGGGGATATTTATAAGAAGTTCAGAGAATAAGTTAAAGCAGTGGATGCTGAGTCTCAGTCAAGAGCAAATGGTGATGCTTAATTAGAGAATGCATAGCTACAATTTGCCAATGCATTTTGAGTGTTATTCATTCTTCAATGTAATTATAGTTTTGGCATCTTGTGCTTAAGGCTGATATCAGTATGCACAAGGGGTTGAAAGTGAATACAGGGTTCACAAGTTGTATTTTATGTAATGGGAGATGTGCTTAAGTTGTGTAGAAACCAAGTTTAGAAAGTTGATTATAAAGATTTACAAGCAGAGCATATTTCAGTTAttgtattatttttcttttcaaattcaaATGTTTGCCTGTACTGGTGCTTCATACAAAATGGTCTCTGGTCTCTGTTGCTCCTTTGGAAGATTAAGCAACAAGCCTTAGAAATGCACGTC is drawn from Lycium barbarum isolate Lr01 chromosome 8, ASM1917538v2, whole genome shotgun sequence and contains these coding sequences:
- the LOC132607128 gene encoding uncharacterized protein LOC132607128; the protein is MENFGLHMLVGRWFMVFASLLILSVAGGTYIFGLYSEEVKKSLGYDQTTLNLLSFFKDLGANVGIISGLINEVTPPWVVLLLGAFMNFSGYFSIWLAVTGRLPKPKVWQMCFCIFIGANSQTFANTGVIVTCVKNFPESRGIVLGLLKGFVGLSGAILTQLYHAFYGNNAKSLILLIGWLPAVVSCVFLRVIRTMKVTKQENELKIFYQLLFMSLGLAGFLMAIIIVQNRVEFNSVGYWSTAATILVLLFAPIILVIREELKLFDTKKQSLSHPIEVRVSEIERPLQSSATVVPTNDQKDHVSFFQNVFKPPERGEDYTILQAVLSIDMLILFIATIFGAGGLLTAMDNLGQIGKALGYPTSSITTFVSLVSIWGYLGRVGSGFASEIFLEKYKFPRPLMLTLVLLFSCVGHVLIAFGVPDTLYIASVLMGFCFGALWPLIFAIISEIFGLKHYSTLLNFGGAASPIGAYIFNVKVAGNLYDREAMKQMEAHGIIRKHGQDLTCTGVECYKMAFLIIAASTFVGFVVSLVLVLRTFKFYKGDIYKKFRE